In Pseudodesulfovibrio sp. JC047, a genomic segment contains:
- a CDS encoding inorganic phosphate transporter has protein sequence MDIYDLFLYLSVGAGFLMAFNLGANDVANSMASAVGARAITVKQAVFIAGTLNFVGAVFLGSHVTATISKGIINPEVISDPKIIMIGMFAALLAAGLWVLVATLTALPVSSTHSIVGAIMGFGLVAGGPDVVNWLKIGGIVLSWIISPFFAAAIAFFIFSHIRKYILYKRQFVKQALFWAPIWIAITLSVISLSFLYKTPVGKSLGLHWSMSLAIAAGLAFVAWLGGKMLVAKIAIDEEEGAEGVERVFRKMQVGTSCYVALSQGANDVANAIGPVAAIYLIAKEHVLLSRAEVPWPMLILGGCGIALGIALLGHKVMATVGTKITTLTNTRGFAVDFGAASTVLVASNLGLPVSTTHAAVGGVVGVGLARGFQAVDFRVLFRIVAYWVATVPIAALTSIVIFVLLKWLCYS, from the coding sequence ATGGATATTTACGATCTGTTTTTGTATTTGTCTGTGGGAGCGGGCTTTCTCATGGCCTTCAACCTCGGGGCAAACGATGTGGCGAATTCCATGGCTTCGGCTGTGGGGGCACGGGCCATCACCGTGAAGCAGGCCGTGTTCATCGCCGGTACGCTTAATTTCGTCGGAGCGGTTTTCCTCGGTTCCCATGTGACGGCAACGATCAGCAAGGGTATCATCAATCCTGAAGTCATCAGTGACCCGAAGATCATCATGATCGGTATGTTTGCCGCGTTGCTGGCTGCCGGTCTCTGGGTCTTGGTGGCCACGCTGACGGCACTCCCGGTTTCCTCGACGCATTCCATTGTCGGGGCAATCATGGGGTTTGGGCTGGTGGCGGGCGGTCCGGATGTGGTCAACTGGCTGAAAATCGGGGGCATTGTCCTTTCCTGGATCATCTCTCCTTTTTTTGCGGCTGCTATCGCCTTTTTCATTTTTTCGCACATCAGGAAGTACATTTTGTACAAACGACAATTTGTCAAACAGGCGTTGTTCTGGGCACCGATTTGGATCGCCATTACATTGTCCGTGATTTCCTTGTCGTTTCTGTATAAAACCCCTGTTGGCAAATCGTTGGGGCTGCATTGGTCCATGTCATTGGCTATTGCTGCGGGTTTGGCCTTTGTTGCTTGGCTTGGTGGCAAGATGCTTGTTGCCAAAATTGCCATTGACGAAGAAGAAGGTGCCGAGGGTGTGGAACGGGTTTTCCGTAAAATGCAGGTTGGCACCTCTTGCTATGTGGCCCTTTCTCAGGGCGCAAACGATGTGGCCAATGCCATCGGTCCGGTGGCGGCCATTTACCTGATCGCCAAGGAGCATGTGCTGTTGTCACGGGCTGAAGTGCCGTGGCCCATGCTGATTCTGGGCGGATGTGGCATCGCCTTGGGTATCGCCTTGCTTGGTCACAAGGTCATGGCCACGGTCGGAACCAAGATTACTACATTGACGAACACCCGGGGGTTTGCTGTAGACTTCGGTGCGGCTTCGACTGTGTTGGTGGCGTCAAATCTTGGATTGCCGGTTTCGACGACCCATGCCGCCGTTGGTGGCGTGGTTGGTGTCGGTCTCGCCCGAGGATTTCAGGCAGTGGACTTTCGTGTCCTGTTTCGAATTGTCGCGTACTGGGTGGCCACAGTTCCCATCGCGGCTTTGACCAGTATTGTAATCTTTGTGCTGTTGAAATGGTTGTGTTACAGCTAG